From Sphingomonas nostoxanthinifaciens, a single genomic window includes:
- a CDS encoding acyltransferase family protein, translated as MAVPLRPAPGAVSGGAGAPPVGKLDAIQLLRALAACVVVLGHVMGTAARLQAPGGAFVRPSIATGAGVDLFFLISGFIMVVSSRRMFGAPDGPRDFLLRRLVRIVPLYWGVTTLALLLAFAGNHQALPRGVAILASYAFIPFDTTGRGDGFAFPIVDLGWTLNYEMLFYVLFAAGIRAGRERCIMIVTAALIALVALGTLWQPAPVAVRFWTQPIMFEFAAGMWLALLLVRGQLRLPPAVRIVLLVAGLAALAWNPLPALHQPTTLNGFVRLLGWGVPAAALLLAAIGGPLPVRSRVGRAVVLVGDASYALYLVHPFWLLVVDRAHGHGVALLGNAYAAIAIGWVGAILVAIAVHLALERPLTRGLTRLLQRGGAPIHAVPLVDAREGNAA; from the coding sequence ATGGCGGTGCCGCTGCGGCCCGCACCCGGCGCTGTATCGGGCGGTGCGGGGGCGCCTCCGGTCGGCAAGCTCGACGCGATCCAGCTGCTGCGTGCGCTGGCGGCCTGCGTGGTCGTCCTCGGCCACGTCATGGGAACGGCGGCCCGCCTGCAGGCGCCCGGCGGCGCCTTCGTCAGGCCGTCCATCGCGACCGGCGCCGGCGTCGATCTGTTCTTCCTGATCTCCGGTTTCATCATGGTGGTGTCCAGCCGTCGCATGTTCGGCGCACCCGATGGCCCACGCGATTTCCTGCTGCGGCGACTGGTGCGGATCGTGCCGCTCTATTGGGGCGTGACGACGCTCGCGCTGCTGCTGGCGTTCGCCGGCAACCATCAGGCGCTGCCGCGTGGCGTGGCGATCCTCGCCAGCTACGCCTTCATTCCGTTCGACACGACAGGGCGGGGTGACGGCTTCGCCTTCCCGATCGTCGATCTTGGCTGGACGCTCAATTACGAGATGCTGTTCTATGTGCTGTTCGCCGCCGGCATTCGCGCCGGTCGCGAGCGGTGCATCATGATCGTGACGGCGGCGCTGATCGCGCTGGTCGCGTTGGGAACGCTCTGGCAGCCGGCGCCGGTCGCCGTGCGCTTCTGGACGCAGCCGATCATGTTCGAATTCGCGGCCGGCATGTGGCTGGCGTTGCTGCTGGTGCGCGGCCAGTTGCGGCTGCCGCCGGCGGTGCGGATCGTGCTGCTGGTCGCGGGCCTCGCCGCGCTCGCGTGGAATCCGTTGCCGGCGCTGCACCAGCCGACCACGCTCAACGGCTTCGTCCGATTGCTGGGCTGGGGCGTGCCGGCGGCGGCACTGCTGCTCGCGGCGATCGGCGGCCCGCTGCCGGTGCGGTCGCGCGTCGGTCGCGCGGTGGTGCTGGTGGGCGATGCCTCCTACGCGCTCTATCTGGTCCATCCGTTCTGGCTGCTCGTCGTGGATCGCGCGCACGGCCATGGTGTCGCGCTACTCGGCAACGCCTATGCCGCGATCGCGATCGGGTGGGTCGGTGCGATCTTGGTCGCGATTGCGGTTCATCTCGCGCTCGAACGCCCGCTGACGCGCGGGCTGACCCGCCTGCTGCAACGCGGTGGCGCGCCGATCCACGCGGTGCCGCTGGTCGATGCACGCGAGGGCAACGCGGCGTGA
- a CDS encoding metallophosphoesterase, translating to MLCVGGAATLLAVAFAEARRDPIVISYRLAEPRLSCAASPLRAALIADLHLRAGDEARLARIVAETNALRPDLILLAGDFFGGDGPPSDDAAARLLAPLAELRAHDGVVAVLGNNDWHDGAPRAATALTLAGVRLIGNDAFVTPRAAVLGIEELYSNTANPPLAQERLASDLLLTHRAAPPVTIWMAHNPTLFDRVRGMEGTMVTGHTHGGQIWPAMTVPLMRWIGRTAHPLAIGFGWSSGRYVRGLYRRGSARMIVTSGIGTSTLPLRLGVPPEIVAIDFTGCPGPTAG from the coding sequence ATGCTTTGCGTCGGCGGGGCGGCGACCCTGCTTGCGGTGGCGTTCGCCGAGGCGCGTCGCGATCCGATCGTCATATCCTATCGCCTCGCCGAGCCGCGTCTTTCGTGCGCCGCGTCGCCGCTGCGCGCGGCGCTGATCGCCGACCTGCATCTGCGCGCGGGCGACGAAGCGCGGCTGGCGCGCATCGTCGCCGAAACCAACGCGCTTCGGCCGGATCTCATCCTGCTGGCGGGCGACTTCTTCGGGGGCGACGGGCCACCCAGCGATGACGCTGCCGCTCGATTGCTCGCGCCGCTTGCCGAACTGCGCGCGCATGATGGCGTGGTGGCAGTACTGGGCAATAACGACTGGCACGACGGCGCACCGCGCGCCGCGACGGCGCTGACGCTGGCGGGCGTCCGGCTGATCGGCAACGACGCGTTCGTCACCCCGCGCGCGGCAGTGCTCGGCATTGAGGAGCTTTACTCGAACACCGCCAATCCGCCGCTGGCGCAGGAGCGGCTGGCGAGCGACCTGCTGCTCACGCACCGCGCCGCCCCGCCCGTCACAATCTGGATGGCGCACAACCCGACTTTGTTCGATCGCGTGCGGGGGATGGAGGGGACGATGGTGACCGGCCACACCCATGGTGGCCAGATCTGGCCCGCGATGACGGTGCCGCTGATGCGCTGGATCGGGCGGACGGCGCATCCGCTGGCGATCGGGTTCGGCTGGTCGTCGGGCCGCTACGTCCGCGGGCTCTACCGGCGCGGATCGGCGCGGATGATCGTCACCTCGGGCATCGGCACCAGCACGCTGCCGCTGCGGCTGGGCGTGCCGCCCGAAATCGTCGCGATCGACTTTACCGGCTGCCCCGGGCCGACCGCCGGCTGA
- a CDS encoding polysaccharide biosynthesis/export family protein: protein MQRGCWVGSAMVMALALALPACAKTRLETPPPPSAGLANYRLSGGDSLKIAVYGEPTLTDTYQVSNVGIVSLPLVGTIKADGLTVEEFRTALEHALANGYLKDPKVSAEIVNYRPVYVLGEVQKAGQYPYIPGMTLRQAIAAASGYTYRAQMKVIFVTHTGEGIEHAYPLQPGTPVMPGDTVRVAERHF, encoded by the coding sequence GTGCAGCGAGGTTGTTGGGTCGGATCGGCGATGGTGATGGCGCTGGCCTTGGCATTGCCGGCATGCGCCAAGACGCGGCTGGAAACGCCGCCTCCACCCAGCGCCGGTCTCGCCAATTATCGTTTGAGCGGGGGCGATAGCCTCAAGATCGCGGTCTATGGCGAGCCGACGCTGACCGACACCTATCAGGTGAGCAATGTCGGCATCGTCTCGCTGCCGCTGGTCGGCACGATCAAGGCCGATGGCCTGACCGTCGAGGAATTCCGGACGGCGCTGGAGCATGCGCTCGCCAATGGCTATCTGAAGGATCCGAAGGTCTCGGCCGAGATCGTCAACTATCGCCCGGTCTACGTGCTGGGCGAGGTACAGAAGGCCGGGCAATACCCGTATATTCCCGGCATGACGCTGCGCCAGGCGATCGCCGCCGCCAGCGGCTATACCTATCGCGCGCAGATGAAGGTGATCTTCGTCACCCATACCGGCGAGGGCATCGAGCATGCCTATCCGCTCCAGCCCGGCACGCCGGTGATGCCGGGCGATACGGTGCGCGTCGCCGAACGGCACTTCTAG
- a CDS encoding DUF1800 domain-containing protein → MASAVGNAVSGAVSAVTGAVSDMTSAVTGSGTGTTTTTAPTVDAAVTQADAARLAKQATFGPTPAVVDRIQTLGISGWLDEQFAASSSSYSDLTTPVVELTDCYHSDTCLRRNYGREQVAMRFYADALGQPDQLRQRVAFALSQRLVAANTSTNNETAGLAAYQQILLDGAFGNYRDLLMKVTLNCYMGYFLNMHASHKLAPSENYAREFLQLFTMGVNKLNMDGSLVTDVTGATVPNYTPDDVKGVARALTGWLCTQLDPTTATSSYDMTKPMAAVASRHDVAAKTFLGATVPANTTPDADVASVIDAAFNNASTPPFVAHTLIQQLVVANPTPAYIGRVAAVFVNDGNNVRGNMKAVVRAILTDSEARATTQATTAGKVKEPVLLLTSIARAAGMTSDGYAFTVRDAQLSQPVFQPGSVFSFYPPDFPLPQNQMLVSPASKLMTTGTAVARDNLVYSWTIDADANTAEFAANPAVQNSTGTTIDWSAWEAFGTDTDSMLDRIDLVLMNRTLTTAQKAALKAQAEAITTASTTALLARKRAQAMLFTALSSPLFQVDR, encoded by the coding sequence GTGGCAAGCGCGGTCGGCAATGCCGTCTCGGGCGCGGTCTCCGCCGTCACCGGTGCCGTCAGCGACATGACCTCGGCGGTCACCGGATCAGGAACGGGGACGACCACCACCACGGCACCGACGGTCGATGCGGCCGTGACGCAGGCCGATGCCGCCCGGCTCGCCAAGCAGGCGACGTTCGGCCCAACCCCGGCGGTGGTCGACCGCATCCAGACGCTCGGCATAAGCGGCTGGCTGGACGAGCAGTTCGCCGCCAGCTCCAGCAGCTACAGCGATCTCACAACGCCCGTGGTCGAGCTTACCGACTGCTATCACAGCGATACCTGCCTGCGCCGGAACTATGGCCGCGAGCAGGTGGCGATGCGCTTCTATGCCGATGCGCTGGGGCAGCCCGATCAGCTTCGCCAGCGCGTCGCCTTCGCGCTGTCGCAGCGGCTGGTCGCCGCCAACACCAGCACCAACAATGAGACGGCCGGCCTTGCCGCCTACCAGCAGATCCTGCTCGACGGCGCGTTCGGCAATTATCGCGACCTGCTGATGAAGGTCACGCTCAACTGCTACATGGGCTATTTCCTCAACATGCATGCCAGCCACAAGCTGGCGCCATCGGAAAATTACGCCCGCGAATTCCTGCAATTGTTCACGATGGGCGTGAACAAGCTCAACATGGACGGCAGCCTCGTCACCGACGTCACCGGCGCGACCGTGCCCAACTACACGCCCGACGACGTCAAGGGCGTGGCGCGCGCGCTGACCGGCTGGCTGTGCACCCAGCTCGATCCGACCACCGCCACCTCGTCCTACGACATGACCAAGCCGATGGCGGCGGTCGCGAGCCGGCACGACGTGGCCGCCAAGACCTTCCTCGGCGCGACGGTTCCGGCCAACACCACGCCCGACGCCGACGTCGCGTCGGTGATCGACGCCGCGTTCAACAACGCCTCGACGCCGCCCTTCGTCGCGCACACCCTGATCCAGCAGCTCGTCGTGGCGAACCCCACACCCGCTTATATCGGTCGCGTCGCGGCGGTGTTCGTCAACGACGGCAACAATGTCCGCGGCAACATGAAGGCGGTCGTCCGCGCGATCCTGACCGACAGCGAGGCGCGCGCCACGACGCAGGCCACCACCGCCGGGAAGGTCAAGGAGCCGGTGCTGCTGCTCACCTCGATCGCGCGCGCCGCCGGCATGACCAGCGACGGCTATGCGTTCACGGTGCGCGACGCGCAGCTCAGCCAGCCGGTGTTCCAGCCGGGATCGGTGTTCAGCTTCTACCCGCCCGATTTCCCGCTGCCGCAGAACCAGATGCTCGTCAGCCCCGCATCGAAGCTGATGACGACCGGGACGGCGGTCGCCCGAGACAACCTCGTCTATAGCTGGACGATCGACGCGGACGCGAACACCGCCGAGTTCGCCGCCAACCCCGCGGTGCAGAATTCGACCGGCACCACGATCGACTGGTCGGCATGGGAAGCGTTCGGCACCGACACCGACAGCATGCTCGACCGGATCGACCTCGTGCTGATGAACCGCACGCTCACCACCGCGCAGAAGGCGGCGCTGAAGGCGCAGGCCGAAGCGATCACCACCGCCTCGACCACCGCCCTCCTCGCCCGCAAGCGCGCGCAGGCGATGCTGTTCACGGCGCTGTCGAGCCCGCTGTTCCAAGTCGACCGCTAG
- a CDS encoding acyltransferase family protein has protein sequence MKQLGRLQVLRFVAAFAVLIAHLDHEVVDKLGVEPAFSIRRWIDGGIGVDMFFFISGFIMYSISARQFGTPGASRMFAERRFLRVAPLYYLATVMMLLAAHAFAGNVQSHPQGPAQVIASFLFIPWTNGEGQVTPILKLGWTLNYEAFFYACFALALVFPRRLGTALLFAGLVLLIGVAHLFPGRAVALDFWGNDIILEFLGGICVAMLARADIRLGKGPAWALVVLGVVLAVTFRQAGLAAMLPRFIFGGLPAGLVIGAVALAPGLEGKGWLARALQFGGDASYALYLSHPFSIRAATMLWTRSGLTSPTLFLLFTALCALAVAAGLHLFVERPLSRVFKREVPPRAAPDAREMA, from the coding sequence ATGAAGCAGCTCGGACGTCTTCAGGTGCTGCGCTTCGTCGCGGCGTTCGCGGTGCTGATCGCGCATCTCGATCATGAGGTGGTGGACAAGCTGGGGGTCGAGCCTGCTTTCTCGATCCGGCGGTGGATCGACGGTGGCATCGGCGTCGACATGTTCTTCTTCATCTCGGGTTTCATCATGTACAGCATCTCGGCGCGCCAGTTCGGCACGCCGGGGGCGTCGCGCATGTTCGCGGAGCGGCGCTTCCTGCGCGTCGCACCGCTTTACTATCTGGCGACGGTGATGATGCTGCTCGCCGCGCACGCCTTCGCCGGCAATGTGCAGAGCCACCCGCAGGGGCCGGCGCAGGTGATCGCGTCGTTCCTGTTCATCCCGTGGACGAACGGCGAGGGGCAGGTCACGCCGATCCTGAAACTCGGCTGGACGCTCAATTACGAGGCGTTCTTCTACGCCTGCTTCGCGCTCGCATTGGTCTTCCCGCGCCGGCTCGGCACGGCCCTGCTGTTCGCCGGGCTCGTACTGCTGATCGGGGTGGCGCACCTGTTTCCGGGCCGGGCGGTGGCGCTGGATTTCTGGGGCAACGACATCATCCTCGAATTCCTCGGCGGCATCTGCGTCGCCATGCTGGCGCGGGCCGACATACGGCTCGGTAAGGGGCCGGCCTGGGCATTGGTGGTGCTGGGCGTCGTGCTCGCCGTCACCTTCCGTCAGGCCGGCCTGGCGGCGATGCTGCCGCGCTTCATCTTTGGCGGGCTGCCGGCGGGGCTCGTCATCGGCGCGGTCGCGCTCGCGCCAGGGCTGGAGGGCAAGGGCTGGCTCGCGCGGGCGCTGCAATTCGGCGGCGACGCATCCTATGCGCTCTACCTCTCGCATCCGTTCAGCATCCGCGCCGCGACGATGCTGTGGACGCGCAGCGGGCTGACCTCGCCCACGCTCTTCCTGCTCTTCACAGCGCTCTGTGCGCTCGCCGTCGCGGCGGGGCTCCATCTGTTCGTCGAGCGCCCGCTCAGCCGCGTGTTCAAGCGCGAGGTGCCGCCGCGCGCCGCGCCCGACGCGCGCGAAATGGCCTGA